The Thermoanaerobaculales bacterium genome contains a region encoding:
- a CDS encoding molybdopterin-dependent oxidoreductase, which produces MSRHRDELLHFFDIDPPSAVSRRRFLALFGSGIVVAVSARDLLALQEEGAPVSLARELPDDFNAFLRIGEDGRVTCFTGKIEMGQGVVTSLAQTLADELEVPLEVVDMAMGDTDLGLWDMGTFGSMTTRFFAPALRAAAAEAREVLLDLAAERLEAPRERLAARQGRVVDTADPGRGIGYAELTKGQAIGRRLGRKAPLQKVSELDVVGRPVRRRDAEVKVTGRAAYAGDIRREAMLYARLVRPPAHGATLRSIDVAGVATVEGATVIRDADLVAVLHPTPDGAEQALAQVKAQWNTPASTVDQDSIFDHLVKVAPPGETVAEGGSLAAGRASATASARRTFHDGYRAHAAIETHTALAAWEDGRLTIWASTQTPYPLRAEAAEALGLPEDGVRVVPPFLGGGFGGKSANRQAIEAARLARLTGRPVQVAWTRAEEFFYDTFRPAAVVTIDAGVTPAGRISYWDYLVYFAGDRGADQFYDIPHHRTLAAPGGWRGVPGSHPFATGAWRAPGNNTNTFARESHIDILAAAAGLDPVEFRLRNLTDAKMRGVLQAAAERFSWRPGKAPSGRGQGMALGIDAGTYVALAADVEVDRASGRIRVERLVCAQNMGLCVNPAGATIQMEGCLTMGLGYALAEEVRFRGGEVLDRNFDTYELPRFSWLPAIETVIIDAPDDPPQGGGEPAIIVVGAAIANAVFDAVGARVLRMPLTPARVKAALRST; this is translated from the coding sequence ATGAGCCGCCACCGGGACGAGCTGCTGCACTTCTTCGACATCGACCCGCCGTCCGCAGTCAGCCGCCGCCGCTTCTTGGCTCTGTTCGGCAGCGGGATCGTGGTTGCGGTGTCGGCTCGCGACCTGCTCGCGCTCCAGGAGGAGGGAGCGCCGGTGTCGCTGGCCCGGGAGCTGCCGGACGACTTCAACGCCTTCCTGCGGATCGGCGAGGACGGGCGCGTCACCTGCTTCACCGGCAAGATCGAGATGGGCCAGGGCGTCGTCACGTCGCTCGCGCAGACGCTGGCCGACGAGCTGGAGGTGCCGCTCGAGGTCGTGGACATGGCGATGGGCGACACCGACCTCGGCCTCTGGGACATGGGCACCTTCGGCTCGATGACCACGCGCTTCTTCGCCCCGGCGCTGCGCGCGGCCGCCGCCGAGGCCCGCGAGGTGCTGCTCGATCTCGCCGCCGAGCGCCTCGAGGCGCCGCGCGAGCGGCTCGCGGCGCGGCAGGGCCGCGTCGTGGACACCGCCGATCCCGGCCGCGGCATCGGCTACGCCGAGCTCACCAAGGGCCAGGCGATCGGCCGGCGTCTTGGCCGCAAGGCCCCGCTCCAGAAGGTCTCGGAGCTCGACGTCGTCGGCCGGCCGGTGCGGCGCCGCGACGCCGAGGTCAAGGTCACCGGCCGCGCGGCCTACGCGGGCGACATCCGGCGCGAGGCCATGCTCTACGCGCGGCTGGTGCGGCCGCCGGCGCACGGCGCCACGCTGCGCAGCATCGACGTCGCCGGCGTCGCCACCGTCGAGGGCGCGACCGTGATTCGCGACGCCGACCTGGTGGCGGTGCTGCACCCGACGCCCGACGGCGCCGAGCAGGCGCTGGCGCAGGTCAAGGCGCAGTGGAACACGCCCGCCTCCACGGTCGACCAGGACAGCATCTTCGACCACCTCGTCAAGGTGGCGCCACCCGGCGAGACCGTGGCCGAGGGCGGCAGCCTCGCGGCCGGCCGCGCCTCCGCCACCGCCAGCGCCCGCCGCACCTTCCACGACGGCTACCGGGCCCACGCGGCCATCGAGACCCACACTGCCCTCGCGGCGTGGGAGGACGGCCGGCTCACGATCTGGGCGTCGACCCAGACGCCCTACCCGCTGCGGGCCGAGGCGGCCGAAGCGCTCGGCCTGCCCGAGGACGGGGTGCGGGTGGTCCCGCCGTTTCTCGGCGGCGGCTTCGGCGGCAAGTCGGCCAACCGGCAGGCGATCGAGGCCGCGCGGCTCGCCCGCCTCACCGGCCGGCCGGTGCAGGTGGCCTGGACCCGGGCCGAGGAGTTCTTCTACGACACATTCCGGCCGGCGGCGGTGGTGACCATCGACGCCGGCGTCACGCCGGCCGGCCGCATCTCCTACTGGGACTACCTCGTCTACTTCGCCGGCGATCGCGGCGCCGACCAGTTCTACGACATCCCGCACCATCGGACCCTCGCCGCTCCGGGCGGCTGGCGTGGCGTGCCGGGGTCGCACCCGTTCGCGACCGGCGCCTGGCGGGCGCCGGGCAACAACACCAACACCTTCGCCCGCGAGTCGCACATCGACATCCTGGCGGCCGCGGCCGGCCTCGACCCGGTCGAGTTCCGGCTGCGCAACCTGACCGACGCGAAGATGCGAGGCGTGCTGCAGGCGGCGGCCGAGCGCTTCTCGTGGCGGCCGGGCAAGGCGCCGAGCGGCCGCGGCCAGGGCATGGCGCTCGGCATCGACGCCGGGACGTACGTCGCGCTGGCGGCCGACGTCGAGGTCGACCGCGCCTCGGGCCGGATCCGCGTCGAGCGTCTGGTCTGCGCCCAGAACATGGGCCTCTGCGTCAACCCGGCCGGTGCCACCATCCAGATGGAGGGCTGCCTCACGATGGGCCTGGGCTACGCCCTCGCCGAGGAGGTGCGCTTCAGGGGAGGCGAGGTGCTCGATCGCAACTTCGACACCTACGAGCTGCCGCGCTTCTCCTGGCTGCCGGCGATCGAGACGGTGATCATCGACGCGCCCGACGATCCGCCCCAGGGCGGCGGCGAGCCGGCGATCATCGTCGTCGGCGCGGCGATCGCCAACGCGGTCTTTGACGCCGTCGGCGCGCGCGTGCTGCGGATGCCGCTGACGCCGGCGCGGGTCAAGGCGGCGCTCCGCTCCACATAG